One region of Actinomycetota bacterium genomic DNA includes:
- a CDS encoding aspartate carbamoyltransferase catalytic subunit: protein MDHLLSIEDLDADAIELILETAESLREIAERPIKKVPTLRGRTVCNLFLEDSTRTRISFEVASKRLSADVINFTAKGSSVSKGESFKDTALTLQAMGVDAVVVRSAAAGAPLQLTRWVDAHVINAGDGWHQHPTQALLDLFTMRRAHGRLEGLKVAVVGDVLHSRVARSEVQALRMVGADVTVVAPPTLMPPDPSAWDVPFTSTLDPVLADLDVLYVLRVQRERMHRQFFPSVREYRRHWGIDAERLARLPDHAIVMHPGPMNRGVEIAADVADEHEAIITDQVTNGIAVRMAVLYLLLGRDGAKETTDA from the coding sequence CTGGACCACCTGCTCAGCATCGAGGATCTCGACGCTGACGCGATCGAGCTCATCCTCGAGACCGCCGAGTCGCTGCGCGAGATCGCCGAGCGGCCGATCAAGAAGGTGCCCACCCTGCGCGGCCGGACGGTCTGCAACCTCTTCCTCGAGGACTCCACCCGGACACGGATCAGCTTCGAGGTCGCGTCCAAGCGCCTCAGCGCGGACGTCATCAACTTCACGGCCAAAGGCTCGAGCGTCAGCAAGGGCGAGTCGTTCAAGGACACCGCGCTGACGCTGCAGGCGATGGGCGTGGACGCGGTGGTGGTGCGCAGCGCCGCCGCCGGCGCCCCGCTGCAGCTGACGCGCTGGGTCGACGCGCACGTCATCAACGCCGGGGACGGCTGGCACCAGCACCCCACCCAGGCGCTGCTGGATCTGTTCACGATGCGACGCGCGCACGGCCGTCTCGAGGGCCTGAAGGTCGCGGTCGTCGGCGACGTCCTGCACAGCCGTGTGGCCCGCTCCGAGGTCCAGGCCCTGCGGATGGTGGGGGCGGACGTGACGGTGGTCGCGCCACCGACGCTGATGCCTCCCGACCCCAGCGCGTGGGACGTGCCGTTCACGAGCACTCTCGACCCGGTGCTGGCGGACCTCGACGTGCTCTACGTGCTGCGGGTGCAGCGCGAGCGGATGCACCGCCAGTTCTTTCCCAGCGTCCGCGAGTACCGCCGTCACTGGGGCATCGACGCCGAGCGGCTGGCCCGTCTGCCCGACCACGCCATCGTCATGCACCCCGGCCCCATGAACCGCGGGGTCGAGATCGCCGCCGACGTGGCCGACGAGCACGAGGCCATCATCACCGACCAAGTCACCAACGGCATCGCCGTGCGTATGGCCGTGCTGTACCTGCTGCTGGGGCGCGACGGGGCGAAGGAGACCACCGATGCCTGA
- the pyrR gene encoding bifunctional pyr operon transcriptional regulator/uracil phosphoribosyltransferase PyrR, with product MRWRPGGAAVVDGGGGTGYAGATFPLTTGPVRPGRELDAAAAAPVRPSAPTEPGPAVTGVRAPGREVLSGDDVARALRRLAHELIERHPQLDDLVLMGIRTRGVHLSERLALLLEEISGTEVPRGELDVTLYRDDIGHRGPLPLGRTHFPVDIDGRTVVLVDDVLYTGRTIRAAMEAVFEVGRPAAIRLVALVDRGHRELPIRADHVGKNLPTAEDEEIRVLVDEVDDRDGVIIVEEGDE from the coding sequence ATGAGGTGGCGGCCGGGCGGGGCGGCGGTGGTCGACGGGGGTGGGGGCACGGGGTACGCTGGCGCGACCTTCCCTTTAACGACCGGTCCCGTGAGGCCGGGAAGGGAGCTAGATGCAGCGGCTGCTGCGCCAGTACGCCCGTCCGCGCCGACCGAGCCAGGTCCGGCAGTGACGGGCGTTCGTGCTCCGGGCCGCGAGGTGCTCAGCGGCGACGACGTGGCTCGCGCCCTGCGCCGGCTCGCCCACGAGCTCATCGAGCGCCACCCCCAGCTCGACGATCTCGTCCTTATGGGCATCCGCACCCGGGGCGTGCACCTGTCGGAGCGACTCGCGCTCCTCCTCGAGGAGATCTCGGGGACCGAGGTCCCGCGCGGCGAGCTCGACGTGACGCTCTACCGCGACGACATCGGACACCGCGGCCCGCTCCCGCTGGGCCGGACCCACTTCCCGGTCGACATCGACGGCCGCACCGTGGTGCTCGTCGACGACGTGCTCTACACCGGTCGCACCATCCGCGCCGCGATGGAGGCGGTCTTCGAGGTCGGACGCCCCGCCGCGATCCGGCTCGTCGCGCTGGTGGATCGCGGCCACCGCGAGCTGCCGATCCGGGCCGACCACGTCGGCAAGAACCTGCCGACCGCGGAGGACGAGGAGATCCGCGTCCTCGTCGACGAGGTCGACGATCGCGACGGTGTCATCATCGTCGAGGAGGGTGACGAGTGA